From Hemibagrus wyckioides isolate EC202008001 linkage group LG11, SWU_Hwy_1.0, whole genome shotgun sequence:
tctctctctgtcaagtcagtatctatctctctgcctgtgtCAGGTCAGTGTCtctgactttctttctttctttctttctttctttctttctttctttctttctttctttctttctttctttctttctttctttctttctttctcttccgtCAGGTTAGTTTCTCTCTTGCACTGTTCCTCTCTCAGGTCaggtgtctgtctctgttttctgacaccctttctttctgtttacTTTCATTGTTCTCCTcttcctttgtgtctgtctgtcattttttgttttttccacttTCACAGTACAACATAAACATCAtgtcattgtgttttctgttcCTTACACTGCCCCAGAATTTGACTGTATTAGCACaaagtgtgtttttctgttaaactaactgtgtgtgtgtgtgtgtgtgtgtgtgtgtgtgtgtgtgtggcaggatCATGGCAGAGAGGCCGAAGGAGATTCTGTTCTCCAGGCCGAGGAAGTACATCCAGTGTTGGACTCAGGACTGCACAGAGACAGGCTACGTGAACATTAAGGAGCTGGCTGAGGCCATGTGCAGGTATGACCTGGACGACACTGACCTGTACTGGCTACAACACCTCAACATGGAGCTGCTGCACATGGGTCAGTCCTCACTCTCATAACTAGGATTCAAATAGATTCATAGTTGTTAGCATTTTAGACTAAAATTCCTGTTAATGAACACATTTGATATTGAACCTGCTGTCCATCAGGGGAAGGGACGGTGGACGAGCTGACCATGGAGCGAACCATGGAGGCTCTGGAAAGAAAGTGCCATGACAACATGAACCACGCCATCGAGACGGAGGAAGGGCTGGGCATTGAGTACGATGAGGACGTCATCTGTGATGTGTGTCGCTCACCTGACAGCGAGGAGGGAAACGACATGGTCTTCTGTGACAAGTGCAATATCTGTGTTCAtcaggtgagaacacacacacacacggagtaaGGTCTGTCTTTAGATTTCCATTGTAAgtgattttcagatttttgctCAGTGCAGACGCTCAGTGCAGACGCTCAGTGCAGACACTCAGTGCAGACGTTCAGTGCACAGAGTTTCAAAAGTTCTGTTTTGTGTAGAAGTGTtctggtgtgttacagttgtctgttttctgtgtgttactgtttgtcatgtgtgtttctgtctgtctgtctcatgtTGCTGTCTgtcttgtgtgagtgtgtgttatttgtctgtctcgtgtgtgtgtgtatgttgtctgtctcgtgtgtgtgtgttgtctgtctcgtgtgtgtgtgtgtgtgttgtctgtctcgtgtgtgtgtgtgtgtgttgtctgtctcgtgtgtgtgtgtgtgtgttgtctgtctcgtgtgtgtgtgtgttgtctgtctcgtgtgtgtgtgtgtgtgttgtctgtctcgtgtgtgtgtgttgtctgtctcgtgtgtgtgtgttgtctgtctcgtgtgtgtgtgttgtctgtctcgtgtgtgtgtgttgtctgtctcgtgtgtgtgtgtgtgtgtgttgtctgtctcgtgtgtgtgtgtgtgtgtgtgttgtctgtctcgtgtgtgtgtgtgtgtgtgttgtctgtctcgtgtgtgtgtgtgtgttgtctgtctcgtgtgtgtgtgtgtgtgttgtctgtctcgtgtgtgtgtgtgtgtgttgtctgtctcgtgtgtgtgtgtgtgtgtgttgtctgtctcgtgtgtgtgtgtgtgtgttgtctgtctcgtgtgtgtgtgtgtgtgttgtctgtctcgtgtgtgtgtgtgtgtgtgtgttgtctgtctcgtgtgtgtgtgtgtgtgtgtgttgtctgtctcgtgtgtgtgtgtgtgttgtctgtctcgtgtgtgtgtgtgttgtctgtctcgtgtgtgtgtgtgtgttgtctgtctcgtgtgtgtgtgtgtgtgttgtctgtctcgtgtgtgtgtgtgtgtgttgtctgtctcgtgtgtgtgtgtgtgtgtgtgttgtctgtctcgtgtgtgtgttgtctgtctcgtgtgtgtgtgtgtgtgtgttgtctgtctcgtgtgtgtgtgtgtgtgtgttgtctgtctcgtgtgtgtgtgtgtgtgtgtgtgttgtctgtctcgtgtgtgtgtgtgttgtctgtctcgtgtgtgtgtgtgtgtgttgtctgtctcgtgtgtgtgtgtgtgtgttgtctgtctcgtgtgtgtgttgtctgtctcgtgtgtgtgttgtctgtctcgtgtgtgtgttgtctgtctcgtgtgtgtgtgtgtgtgtgttgtctgtctcgtgtgtgtgtgtgtgtgttgtctgtctcgtgtgtgtgtgtgtgtgtgtgttgtctgtctcgtgtgtgtgtgtgtgtgttgtctgtctcgtgtgtaattttctgttttgtgtgtgttactgtctgtctgtctcgtgtgtgttattgtctgtctgtctgtcttgtgtgtgtgttactgtttgtctgtctcgtgtgtgtgtgttactgtctgtctgtctcgtgtgtgttattgtctgtctgtctgtcttgtgtgtgtgtgtgtctgtctcatgtgtttgtgttactgtttgtctttctcgtgtgtgtgttattgtctgtctgtctgtctgtcgtgtgtgtgtgtctgtctcatgtgtttgtgttactgtctgtctgtctcgtgtgtgtgtgtgtgtgactgtctgtctgtctcatgtgtttgtgttactgtttgtctgtctcgtgtgtgtgtgttattgtctgtctgtctgtcgtgtgtgtgtctgtctcatgtgtttgtgttactgtctgtctgtctcgtgtgtgtgtgtgtgactgtctgtctgtctcgtgtttgtgttactgtttgtctgtctcgtgtgtgtttgtgttactgactgtctgtctgtctcgtgtgtgtttgtgttactgtctgtctctcttgaatttaaaaatgtaagGTGATCAGGACTCGCGGTTGTTTGCCCAGAaagtttgtgtgtctctgataTAAGCAGTCCTCTGTGAGACTAAGATGTTGTTGGCTTCTACTtaatttttgtgtatttaatttgtATTGTATATCCCCACGTCTGTAGGCTTGTTACGGCATCGTAAAAGTTCCAGACGGAAACTGGCTGTGTAGAACCTGCGTCCTGGGCATCAACCCACAGTGTGTCCTGTGTCCCAATAAAGGAGGAGCGATGAAGGCCACGCGAGCAGGAACCAAGTGGGCTCACGTCAGCTGTGCTCTCTGGATACCTGAGGTACGATCCCATATCATTACACCAACATAAATCAAGCACATGGAGCAGATCCTCTGTTACTGATGTGCCTTCATACACAGGCTttagatgaagtgtgtgtgtgtgtgtgtgtgtgtgtgtataggtgagcaTTGCATGTCCAGAGAGGATGGAGCCCATCACAAAGCTGTCTCACATTCCACCCAGTCGCTGGTCTCTCATCTGCAGTCTCTGCAAGATCAAAACTGGGGCCTGCATCCAGGTAAGACGTGcaggaaaaaaacccagacGCTTCTTCTGTAACATAACGTTCCGTAAGCTAATTCCCTTAAATCCTTCTTCCAGTGTTCGGTGAAGAACTGCACCATCCCTTTCCACGTCACCTGCGCCTTCGAGCACAACCTGGAGATGAAGACCATCCTGGACGAAGGCGACGAGGTGAAGTTTAAATCCTACTGCCTGAAGCACAGCAAGCCCAAAGCAACCGAACCCGGTCTGAGCCCGGCCCGACACAAACCCCCGACCGAGACCGAGAAGGTGGGGCTGAGGGCGCAGAAGCTCCAAGAGCTGGAGGAGGAGTTCTACAAGCTGGTTCAGCCGGACGAGGTGGCGCAGGAGCTGGGGCTGCCTCTCCACCTACTCGACTTCATCTACCAGTACTGGAAGCTGAAGAGGAAGAGCAGTTTTAACAAAGCCCTTCTACCTCctaaagaggaggaggagaacctGCTGAGGCAGCCGCAGGAGGACAGCATACACACGCGCATGCGCATGTTTATGCATCTCCGCCAGGACCTGGAGAGGGTTGGTGTCACGAAAACCGCAGCCTTGAATGCCTTCATACGTCTCGGAGTGTGTTTTAatctcatttctttttctttcctcaggTGAGGAACCTGTGCTATATGGTGAGTCGGAGAGAGAAGCTGAAACTGTCTCAGAGTAAAGTCCAGGAGCAGATCTTCAACCTTCATGTCAAACTCATGAACCAAGAACAAGCTGCAGGTAATAAACACAAAGTGTTTAATTACAGAGCCGCAAACAAGTGCAGAGTAGGAGAAAATGATGTTCTGCAAACCACAAAAGGTGCTAATCATCTCAAGcagcagagagtgggattagaaatcactaaacaccagagagtgggattagaaatcactataaacaccagagagtgggattagaaatcactataaacaccagagagtgggattagaaatcattataaaccccagagagtgggattagaaatcattataaaccccagagagtgggattagaaatcattataaaccccagagagtgggattagaaatcattataaaccccagagagtgggattagaaatcattataaaccccagagagtgggattagaaatcactataaaccccagagagtgggattagaaatcactataaaccccagagagtgggattagaaatcactataaaccccagagagtgggattagaaatcattataaaccccagagagtgggattagaaatcactataaaccccagagagtggtattagaaatcactataaaccccagagagtgggattagaaatcactataaaccccagagagtgggattagaaatcattataaaccccagagagtgggattagaaatcactataaaccccagagagtgggattagaaatcattataaaccccagagagtgggattagaaatcactataaaccccagagagtgggattagaaatcattataaaccccagagagtgggattagaaatcactataaaccccagagagtgggattagaaatcactataaaccccagagagtgggattagaaatcattataaaccccagagagtgggattagaaatcactataaaccccagagagtgggattagaaatcactataaaccccagagagtgggattagaaatcactataaaccccagagagtgggattagaaatcactataaaccccagagagtgggattagaaatcactataaaccccagagagtgggattagaaatcactataaaccccagagagtgggattagaaatcactataaaccccagagagtgggattagaaatcattataaaccccagagagtgggattagaaatcactataaaccccagagagtgggattagaaatcactataaaccccagagagtgggattagaaatcactataaaccccagagagtgggattagaaatcactataaaccccagagagtgggattagaaatcactataaaccccagagagtgggattagaaatcattataaaccccagagagtggtattagaaatcactataaaccccagagagtggtattagaaatcactataaaccccagagagtgggattagaaatcactataaaccccagagagtgggattagaaatcattataaaccccagagagtgggattagaaatcactataaaccccagagagtgggattagaaatcattataaaccccagagagtgggattagaaatcactataaaccccagagagtgggattagaaatcactataaaccccagagagtgggattagaaatcactataaaccccagagagtgggattagaaatcactataaaccccagagagtgggattagaaatcactataaaccccagagagtgggattagaaatcattataaaccccagagagtgggattagaaatcactataaaccccagagagtgggattagaaatcattataaaccccagagagtgggattagaaatcattataaaccccagagagtgggattagaaatcattataaaccccaTTATTAGCACAGCATCTCTTGagattttggtgtgtgtgtgtgtttctggaaaGATCTGGCTGTGAAACCGTATAAAAGAGCATGTAGAGGAAAACTCATATTACTGATGTCCAACCTTCTCACCATTTTCTGATGAATCCCTCTGTCCAGAGCTGCCCGTGTCATCCAACGTGGAGAACCTGATCTTCCCGCCTCCTCCCAGGATAACCATCAAACTCAAAATCAAAAGCAAAACCAGCACCAAGTCGGGAAACGGTCCGTTGTGTCCGGATAACAGCAGCAACGTGTACGACGTGGGCGGGGCCGGGATGGGGCAGGGCAAACCTCAGCTCCAGCACAGCCGAGCGCCGAGGGACGAGAGGACCAATGGCATCGTCCCCATCACCAAGCCGACAGGGAAGCCTCTGGCGCTGCATGCCGCCCTGCATGGCCACGCGGCCAAACCCGAACAGGACCGACCGCACCAGCATTCGCTCAAACCCAACGGCATCGTGGAGAAGACCACGGTTCAGAGAAATGCCTCGTGCCACACGACTCCGCCCGAACCAGGGACGTGCGACAAGCATTCTGGGAAAAGTCAGCCAGGCGCGTTTCATAAATCCACCATGGAGCACTTCAGCAGAACCCTGAAAGAAGCCACCGTCAGCCTGGTACGGACTACTGCCGATCTCTGGAGCGGCAACAAGAACGGCCATAAAAACAAAGAGAGGATGAACTGCGGAAAAGCCACGAGTGCTGAACGAGCACCGAAGAGCGTCAGAGGATACCAAGAGAGCGACGGATACTGCCCCGACCTCGAGCTTAGCGACTCGGAACCTGAAGCCAGAGGcaagcgacagagagagagggagcggaCGGGGAGAGGGCTGAGCGAGAGGAGTCCGGCCGCCGGCTACGGACGTGGAGGAGCTCGAGGGAACGTTGCGCTAGGTTCCAGGAATTCGGTGCAAAGGTGACGAGCTTGCATACGCAAAAAAATTTCCCGCCGACTGATGTAGGTCTGCTGAAGTAAAGCTCTGTCGCGTCTCTCAGGAGGGATGAGCTCCCATCGCACCGGCCGACGGCTCGGAAAAAGCGGTTCCGAAAGTGGTGTCGGAGCTGCCTTATAAACTACACACATGAGAGACAACACTGTCTAGCAGTGTTTCTGTATATACTGGTTAAATAGTTTTTTTAGGTTGTGTATATATTAGCTGGTGTATCAGGAGTGATGTTGATTTCCACATCCTCCAAACATTCTTATGgttatgcaaataaataaacgcaTAAGAACGTCAGAGTCTGACGCCATGGGTTTGTGTCTCCCTGCCTGCTGTTCGTGTTAGCGTTAGCATGCTTGGCTGATCCTCCGTTCCAAAGCCGGTGTGTCTTGTGAGTAGCTTCTGGGTACCTACGTGTATCTGATGAGAGtcgatttttaattttttaacaaTGCTATATTTTTTACTTTGCAATGTTTGTAGGGGGTTGAAGAGAATCGTAAGAACTGATCTGCCAGAGAAGTTTAAACACTGTATCACTATAACGCTATAACACTATGTGGCCACTAGCGTGCAGTGTGGGGAGCAattttttagtgtttattttatttcggTCAGATCTATACTTTCGATCGTGAgctgtttagagagagagagagggtgagcgcgagtgtgtgttctgagttaGATTCCAGACCAAATCAGTGTTGGACATATAAAAGCAGAAATAAATTTTCCACTTGCacatttttcatatttcttttcCTACTGATGTGTCGTTCATGAAGGAGTCGACTCTGAGTCAGTTCTTTTTTATCTAATTGTTGAGAATCGTCTTGCAAATATGACCGTTTTTACTTCCTCTTTTGTTTCTGTGAAAGTaggaaacgttttttttttgctcttccGGTATAAATGCATCAAAATGCTTCCATGGAACTTTCTTTTCAATCATCTAAGCTGCTTATTAGTGGGAGTTAATTTATCTTTAGTGACCGCAattattaaatcaaataaaactttGAAGTCTTTGTCCATCCGAACAGATCCGGGGGGGGGGGTCCACTTTCAGTCGTGTTTATGTTTAGATAAGTTATTCTAGAAAAAATGGCAAGGAGTCATTTGTGGGCCTAATGAGTCGACTCTGATTCATAAGTGagccaaatgattcactgactcactgaaaatGGCAAAGAGTCATTTGTGATTCAAAGGTATCGACTCTGATTCATAAGCTGAGTCatatgattcactgactcactgaaaagaACTGGTAATCCTTTCCCCCATGGCTTGCATCCCTCatgtgatgttttattttaataaatctttGAAATTATCCCTGACGGtgtccaaaaaacatgacattgagtcatttctttaaaaaatgagctgagtaaaatgattcactgactctCTAAAAAAGGAATAGAGTTCTTATACCAAGATTTGTGTccattattttgtatatttggctgaaaaataaatctaattgtTGCAGACCTTtgctatgtaaaaaaaaaagaatcgtTGGCTTGTGACCTGAAAGAATCAAATCTTAACTTATTAGTAAGCTGAGCCATATGATTCAATGATTATTGTAGAGCGAGTCACTGAGTCATTTGTGAGCTGAAAGAGTCGACTATTTGGTGAGCAGagtcaaatgattcactgactcactaaAATAATCTTGAATTCCCATCAGACAACCTATAACTTAATAATTTAGTCGACTTACTTTTTTTGTGCTGCCTTCACCTCGTTTGCATGAAGTTCAGATTTGTCAGGTTCCGCCAGTTGTGTTCCCATCATGCACTGCACAACG
This genomic window contains:
- the jade3 gene encoding protein Jade-3, yielding MKRLRTSSSSDSSDNESPSTSFSKNKYGSKAGTPTSAQKKPAEVFRKDLISAMKLPDSHHISPDDYYLLADTWRQEWEKGVQVLASPDTIPQPSVRIMAERPKEILFSRPRKYIQCWTQDCTETGYVNIKELAEAMCRYDLDDTDLYWLQHLNMELLHMGEGTVDELTMERTMEALERKCHDNMNHAIETEEGLGIEYDEDVICDVCRSPDSEEGNDMVFCDKCNICVHQACYGIVKVPDGNWLCRTCVLGINPQCVLCPNKGGAMKATRAGTKWAHVSCALWIPEVSIACPERMEPITKLSHIPPSRWSLICSLCKIKTGACIQCSVKNCTIPFHVTCAFEHNLEMKTILDEGDEVKFKSYCLKHSKPKATEPGLSPARHKPPTETEKVGLRAQKLQELEEEFYKLVQPDEVAQELGLPLHLLDFIYQYWKLKRKSSFNKALLPPKEEEENLLRQPQEDSIHTRMRMFMHLRQDLERVRNLCYMVSRREKLKLSQSKVQEQIFNLHVKLMNQEQAAELPVSSNVENLIFPPPPRITIKLKIKSKTSTKSGNGPLCPDNSSNVYDVGGAGMGQGKPQLQHSRAPRDERTNGIVPITKPTGKPLALHAALHGHAAKPEQDRPHQHSLKPNGIVEKTTVQRNASCHTTPPEPGTCDKHSGKSQPGAFHKSTMEHFSRTLKEATVSLVRTTADLWSGNKNGHKNKERMNCGKATSAERAPKSVRGYQESDGYCPDLELSDSEPEARGKRQRERERTGRGLSERSPAAGYGRGGARGNVALGSRNSVQR